The sequence ATGGATCATAAGAAAAAACTAAGTTCACTTATGAGCGAACTTCAAGGACAAAGCTCTTCTGCGCAAGAATCTAAAGATGATAGGAAGCTAAGTGAGCTAAGAAGGCTCTTTGGAGAGCCTAGTAAGATTTTAGAGAATTAATCTATATCACCGAAAAGCGATTTTAGATCTTTGGTTTGGGTTTCTTGGGTGCTAGTTTCTTTTTGACTAGGTTCAATTAATTCTATCTCATAGCCTGTAAGCATTGAGGCTAGGCGGATATTTATACCATCTTTGCCTATTGCTTTACTTTTTTGATCAAGATTTATATAGACTTTTGCTTTTTTCTTATCTATTTTAACAGCATTTACAACAGCAGGCGCAAGAGCGCGAGATATCATTATCTCAGGTTGTGCAGAATACTCTAAAACATCAATATTTTCATTTTTTAACTCTTTGCTTACTGAGTTTATTCTAATACCTTTTGTTCCAACCGTTGAGCCAATTGGATCTATACTTGGCGATATTGAAGTAAGTGCAACTTTAGCTCTTCTTCCTGGAATTCTAGCACTTGCATTTATTATGACACTACCATCTTTAATCTCAGGAACGCTAGCTTCAAGCAAGGCTTCTAGAAATTTAGGAGAGGTTCTTGAAACTTCTATTTTAATTCCTTGTTTTTCATCTACAAAAACTCTTCTAATAACTCCTCTTATAATATCGCCAACTTTGATTTCATCACCTTTTATCCTGCTTTTTCTAGGCATAAATGCTTTTAAGTCTTCAATTTCTAAATAGGTAGTTTCATCTGAATCTATATGTATAACTGTACCAAAGATTAGATTACCTACTTTATCATTATACTTTTCAAATATTTTTTCTTCTAAAAGTCTTTGTATATGGTAGTTAAGCTCTTTTGATAGGGTAAATGAGGCAGTTCTTCCTAAATTTTCTAAATCTATATCGTAACTTAACTCATCTCCTATTTCTGCACTAGAGTCTATCCCTTTTGCTTTTTTTATAGAGATTAGGTTGTTAGAAGTCTCTAAATTTTCATCATTATCTGCTACTATTAAGATTTTTTGAAACAATTTAACCTTTTTAGTAGTAGGGTCAATTGATGCTTCGTATTCATACTCTTCACCGAAAAGTTTTTTGGCTGTATTTATAAAAGCTGTCATAACTCTTTGTTTTACCTCATCAACAGGTAATCCCTTTTCATTTGCAATTGATTCTATAATATCACTAATTTTTTCCATAATTTTCCTTATTTAACAATGATAAATCTTTAATGGATTTAAAATTTGAGTAGTATGTGATTATACTATTACAAGCCTTGTATTTTGTTTAAACCATTTTTTACATAAAATTTGATATACTAATAGATTAAAAAAAGCAAAGGATTGAAAATGGAGTTAAAGATAGCAAGAATCGAGCTTGATGAAGCGCCAAAAAAGATAACTCTAGATAAAATTGAAGAGGAAATTAAGAAAGTTGGACAAAAAATTTATTACTTTGATAAAGAAAATTCACATAAAGACCTTATAGCTTTGATAGAGTACTTTGAAGAAGAGGGTTTTAGTGCATATCTTAGAACAGTAAAATATGGTTTAGATGAAAATGAATATATGTATGAGGTTCATATCCTTTGAGTAAATTACTTTTCATACAGACTTTAGGCTGTGCGATGAATGTTCGAGATAGTGAGCATATCATCGCAGAGCTGAAATCAAAAGAGGACTATGCCTTAACAGATGATATAAAAAAAGCAGATTTAATACTTATAAACACTTGCTCAGTCAGGGAAAAACCTGTTAATAAGCTTTTTAGTGAAATTGGCTCTTTTGAAAAAGTTAAAAAAGATGGTGCTAAAATCGGTGTTTTAGGTTGCACTGCAAGCCATTTAGGAGATGAAATTTTTAAGCGTGCTCCATATGTTGACTTTGTTTTGGGTGCAAGAAATACATCTAAAATTTCAAAGGCTGTAAACACACCTAAGTTCATAAGCACAGACATAAACTATGATGACAGCGAGTATGCTTTTGGAGATTTTAGAACCTCTAAATACAAAGCTTTTGTAAACATCATGATAGGTTGTGATAAAAAGTGCTCATATTGTATCGTGCCTCAAACTAGGGGTGATGAAATTTCAATTCCTGCAAATTTAATTTTAAAAGAGGTTGAAAAATCCGTTAATAGTGGTGCAAAAGAGATATTTTTACTTGGTCAAAACGTAAATAATTATGGTAGAAGATTTTCAAATTCTCATGAAAAAATTGATTTTAGTGATTTGTTAGTTAAAATTTCAGATGTAAAAGGGGTTGAGAGAATTCGTTTTACAAGCCCACATCCACTTCATATGGATGACAAATTTTTAGATGTTTTTGTAAATAATGACAAAATTTGCAAATCCATGCACATGCCTTTACAAAGTGGTTCAACTAGAGTTTTAAAAGCAATGAGAAGAGGTTACACTAAAGAGTGGTTTTTAGATAGAGCTTTAAAGCTTAGAGAAATGTGTCCAGATGTTAGCATTAGTACTGATATAATAGTAGCATATCCAGGCGAGAGTGATGAGGACTTTTTAGATACAATGGATGTGCTTGAAAAAGTTAGATTTGAGCAAATTTTTTCTTTTAAATTTAGCCCAAGACCACTAACTCCAGCTGCAAATTTACCTATGATTGATGATGAGATAGCTAGTAGAAGACTATCTACTTTGCAAAACAGGCATACGCAAATTTTAGATGAAATAACACAAAAAGAGCTTGGAAAAGTGCATAGGGTATATTTTGAGGAACTAAGAGATGGTTTTCAAGTAGCAGGAAGAAGCTTTAATAACTTTATGGTTAGTGTAAAAGGAAGCGAAGAGCTTCTTGGAAAAACATTGGATGTTAAAATAACAAATCCAAAACGAATGGTGCTTTATGGGGAAATTGTCTCTTAAAAAAAGAGTATTATTAAGCTTAGCTGAATGGGTGATATTTTTCTTAATTTGGCTAATTTTTCTAACTTGCAAAAAAAGATTCACAGATACAAATTTACCAAATAAGCCCTGCGTTGTAGTATTTTGGCA is a genomic window of Campylobacter blaseri containing:
- the nusA gene encoding transcription termination factor NusA, whose product is MEKISDIIESIANEKGLPVDEVKQRVMTAFINTAKKLFGEEYEYEASIDPTTKKVKLFQKILIVADNDENLETSNNLISIKKAKGIDSSAEIGDELSYDIDLENLGRTASFTLSKELNYHIQRLLEEKIFEKYNDKVGNLIFGTVIHIDSDETTYLEIEDLKAFMPRKSRIKGDEIKVGDIIRGVIRRVFVDEKQGIKIEVSRTSPKFLEALLEASVPEIKDGSVIINASARIPGRRAKVALTSISPSIDPIGSTVGTKGIRINSVSKELKNENIDVLEYSAQPEIMISRALAPAVVNAVKIDKKKAKVYINLDQKSKAIGKDGINIRLASMLTGYEIELIEPSQKETSTQETQTKDLKSLFGDID
- a CDS encoding HP0268 family nuclease, with protein sequence MELKIARIELDEAPKKITLDKIEEEIKKVGQKIYYFDKENSHKDLIALIEYFEEEGFSAYLRTVKYGLDENEYMYEVHIL
- the miaB gene encoding tRNA (N6-isopentenyl adenosine(37)-C2)-methylthiotransferase MiaB, with amino-acid sequence MSKLLFIQTLGCAMNVRDSEHIIAELKSKEDYALTDDIKKADLILINTCSVREKPVNKLFSEIGSFEKVKKDGAKIGVLGCTASHLGDEIFKRAPYVDFVLGARNTSKISKAVNTPKFISTDINYDDSEYAFGDFRTSKYKAFVNIMIGCDKKCSYCIVPQTRGDEISIPANLILKEVEKSVNSGAKEIFLLGQNVNNYGRRFSNSHEKIDFSDLLVKISDVKGVERIRFTSPHPLHMDDKFLDVFVNNDKICKSMHMPLQSGSTRVLKAMRRGYTKEWFLDRALKLREMCPDVSISTDIIVAYPGESDEDFLDTMDVLEKVRFEQIFSFKFSPRPLTPAANLPMIDDEIASRRLSTLQNRHTQILDEITQKELGKVHRVYFEELRDGFQVAGRSFNNFMVSVKGSEELLGKTLDVKITNPKRMVLYGEIVS